A portion of the Deltaproteobacteria bacterium genome contains these proteins:
- a CDS encoding alpha/beta hydrolase has translation MTDYSAIDQSPLLGLLFYPRRDFTPSPKGTFDLFIRVDEGISVHCRFYLQDKINHWILFFHGNGEVVSDYDDIAPLYHQIGVNLAVADYRGYGASGGRPTFTTLVQDAHLLFGAVKKGLSQKSFQGDLWIMGRSMGSISALELGYHYSDQIQGLIIESGFASVTRLIKHLGLPSRGIALEPIENERLAMIRKISLPSLIIHGEFDNLVPLQEARDLWTYLGTPKKELVIIPQADHNGVMFLGAEHYFGAIQKFIKATGSIAQR, from the coding sequence ATGACTGATTATTCGGCAATTGACCAATCCCCCCTCTTAGGACTCCTTTTTTATCCCCGGAGAGACTTCACCCCAAGTCCGAAAGGAACCTTCGACCTTTTTATACGCGTGGACGAAGGCATTTCTGTCCACTGCCGATTTTATCTTCAGGATAAAATCAACCACTGGATTTTATTCTTTCACGGCAATGGGGAAGTGGTCAGCGATTACGACGACATCGCCCCCCTTTATCACCAGATCGGGGTTAACCTCGCGGTTGCCGATTATCGCGGGTATGGTGCCAGCGGTGGCCGGCCGACGTTCACCACCCTGGTACAGGATGCTCATCTTCTCTTCGGAGCCGTAAAAAAGGGACTTTCCCAAAAAAGTTTTCAAGGGGATTTATGGATCATGGGAAGGTCCATGGGCAGTATTTCCGCTCTTGAACTCGGATACCACTATTCAGATCAAATACAAGGATTGATCATTGAAAGTGGCTTCGCCAGCGTGACTCGGTTGATCAAACATTTGGGCCTTCCCTCCCGGGGAATTGCCTTGGAGCCTATCGAAAACGAACGGCTGGCCATGATCCGCAAAATTTCTCTGCCATCCCTAATCATTCATGGAGAATTCGATAATCTTGTCCCCCTGCAGGAGGCCAGGGACCTATGGACCTATCTGGGGACACCGAAAAAAGAACTGGTCATTATCCCCCAAGCGGACCATAACGGCGTGATGTTCCTTGGCGCGGAACATTACTTCGGAGCGATTCAAAAATTTATCAAAGCTACTGGGTCAATTGCCCAAAGATGA